TCACTTTCATCAGCTTACAGCTGCCTTTTCCTGGGAAGAACATGGGAAACAAGGCTATACTGAATCTTGGGCTGGTTAGGATTTTAAGTGCTGAATCGTATCATTGTTTTGAAAAGAAGGTAGatagaaaagttttatttcattttaacttttttcagaggttttttttGAGACTCATTAGAGCTTAGTTTTAAGGTGTGGGGGATCTTGATGGTTTATTATTTGGCAATAGACCTTCCTCAGCTCGGGTCTCTTCCTACCTATTAACAGTTGAAAAGAAATGGGTATGGGCTGTAGGGTCTTCTGAAAGCGTTGTTTCTTCAACCACTGTGTGTTACTTAGCAAAGCACGTGTCCTCATTGTTCGGGAAGAAGGGTCTCACTGGGCACAAAGTTACTTGGTTTCTGTGTTAAATTTCATCATATTTGCCATGCTAAGAATCTTTTAAGAATTGATCATCCTATAGGAATCTTTCGTATTTAATTCACCCcagaagtgagaaagaaaagttaaaagcaaGTGGACTTCGCTTTAACTGGTGGATATACATTAGTTGCTTTTGCTTCTCCTCCATTGTCTAGGCTATATTCTTGCCTGCATACACAACAACAGTTGAGTCTCCTTAAAGTCAGCAAGCCCCTAGTTAAAACTCCAGTTCCTTAAAATCATTTCCTCTCTGCAGCTTTTCCATAGATGTTGTATGTTTTGGaacttaaagaaacaaaaaagcctCTTAGTGGCCAATTGCATGATTTATTACATAGTAGTCTTTTAGGTTTTTATAGTTATACTCATGTTGTAACTGTTCGTTCTCTGGAATCGTAACaggcctttaaaaaaattgtgttaaatTAACCACTAGTGGCAAGTTAAACGTATGTATTTGTGGATTATCAGTTGTTAGGTTCCAAGTTAAATTTTTGTTTGCCAAACTTGTCCTCCCCCCCTTTTCAGGTTCTCTTATAAAGCAGTGacccatttaaaagaaaagtgtgtTTTCCCCCCTTTCAGTTTCTAAGTAAGTAGTCAAACTGGAAGGCTAGAGATTAAAAAATCGTTTTTTCCAGgaccattttttttaatagcacaAATTTTGGTAAGAAATTTTAACTTGAAGGTTTTTGgcatttacttttatattatttcttttagaagGGCGTTATATTCCTCCTCACTTAAGGAACAGAGAAGCTACTAAAGGTAAGTCCTTTGAGTAATTTGTAGGCCTAATTCTTGTTGTGTTTAAAAGTTGGAGCCTAGGGAAAATGCACCTTGGGGAGTCTGTAAACATTTTgctctcctctgcttctgtcagAACTGGTTTAAGTATTAGGATTTAATCCCTTTAGAAAAACTCATCTGATGTCACCCAGTTTAGAATTCTGCATTTCTTCTGTCAGACTCTGCTGGGACCAGGGGCGTGCTTTTGTACAACTTCACTATCCTTGTACTTACTCTGTGTTTGTAGTCATTCACAGCATGATTTCAATTTGAAAAAGGTGAGTGGGCGCCCTACTATGTAAGCCAGACTGCATGGTGATAACAGCCCCGTTATTTCTGTCCTGCAGAGCTGCCAAAACAAAGATAGGGTTATTGCAGGGTAGTTAACAGGTTACAGCATTGAGCACACTCCCAGTAAGTTGGGAGTGATTCTCTGCTTTCATCTCCCTGCCTTAACTGCCTCATTTGAAaggttttgtttaaaatgtatcacaatttttttttttttttttggtcttttcccTTTTAGTTTGTAATGTAGTGATAGAAAACTAGTAGATGTTTCAAATTATGAGACAACTGTTTGGGAGCTGAATATTCCGTAAAATAGGTGATCTGGGAtttggaggaaaagggaaggtCAGGAATACTATTTAAAGGTCAAGAAGAGGGAAGATGCTGGCATGAAGGCAGCAGAATTGGAAGTGTGGCGAAGGAGAGAGTCCGCAGGAGCACATGGTTTGCTGTCATTCCTCTCTGTTAAATTAGCTTCACTGTCACTGGCAGTACGTGGATATAAAATCTGCATTGTTTCTATCAGCTCACTTAGTTACTATATCATTCTTTTCAGTTACTGCAGTTTGTCTTTATCACCATGAGTGTTCTCATGATTCCTTAGAATGTACTAGCTGGAATTGACCCCCATGTATATTTagtgctttttccttttgttgcagGGACAGGAATCACAGGGAGAGGCAGTATGGATCAGAGGTTTTAGAGCTGAAAGACGTCTTAGAAATCTTACTCAGCTCTTTATTGCCAGCTAAGGCTGTTGATCACCTGGCTGGCTAATATTTAGGGGCATAAGACAGAAGGGGAGTAACTTAAATTAACTCCAACATTTCTGTCTGTCTAATAAGTGTCCTTCAAGCTAGTTAAACCCTCTACCTGATGGGCTAATTTACATCTTGGTCATCCTCTTCTGCTGAATGTTTATGGGTAGGAACCTATCCACACTAAGAGTGCATAGGGAtgaggattttcctttttttctagatATTCCTGATCTCATCTGACAGTACGTATTTCATGTGAACAGAGCACCAGTGTTCTTACCCTTTTTGCTGTTGAAACTGAAAAATACTGTATTAAAGCAAGTAATTTGTCACTCTtaagaatgttttaaatgaatatcGCCTCtaagaaatattgaaatgatGATAACTGTTTCCTAGTGAACTCATTCACACCTAAAAAAGTGAATGGAAATAAAACTATGATGAGGGTCATATAACAAGAACCATAATTATTGTGTTATGGGCAAAGTTATTGACCTTTTAGAAGTGGTATTCATTCAGAATATTGTTAGACTGTCAGATTGCTTGGTTTTAGTGGAGAGAATTAAAGGTATAAAAATACCTTGTGTACTGATATAAACTAGCTCTAAACATTCTCTAATAGTGCCATGATGGAAATACTTCCATTACCCCTCCAGTCCATAGAGAGAAGATAAAAGTGAGTGGAGGGCTTCAAATTCAGAAACGCAGGAGTGATGTTAAGATATTGTCAATTTCTAATACAATAAAATGGGTTTGTGCTTTTTTTATTGAAGGATTCTACGATAAAGACAGTTCAGGTTGGAGTTCTAGTAAGGATAAGGATGCGTACAGCAGTTTTGGATCTCGTAGTGATTCAAGAGGGAAGTCTAGTTTCTTCAGTGATCGTGGAAGTGGATCAAGGGGAAGGTAAGTGATTTCTTATCCTCTTAGGTGTGTGTACAATATAGCAATTTATGAATGGTCTTTAATTTGTTAAGTCCTCATCCTTGTACTCTGATCATTAAActtggtaatttttttcccttaatggaCCGCCTATTTCAGTGTTAAGCATTATGTCTGTTTAATCATTTTCTTAGCTGTAAGAGGTCTTTACTAAATTGAACTTGTTATATGGAAATTAGATGAGGATAAGAATGTCCCTTTTGGCTTAATGAAAtcgattatttttatatttctctagatttatatattctatttaaaagAGTAGTTTATCTAGTGAATGGCCTAATTTGGTTGAGATTTTTCTGGGTATTCTATATGACAATTTTTAAACGCCTTATATTTTTGATTACACAAGTGTGGTGAACTGACCTCATGCGCCTAATAGCTGTGGTTAGTCCTGTGTGTCCTGATTTTTCGCAAACAGGCCTAAAACTCTAAAAACATCTTAATTCAGGTAAGgattattttctaccttttatcCAAAGTCTGTCACACAGGTGAATTGTCCTTTAAATGATATCCTAGTATAACTGGGACAATTGATATTTGGTGtgctattttctccttttccctacCACTAAATATATTTGGATGAAAACTTTAAATACAGGGTGTAAGTTATCTGctgatttcaaatatattagaCTTGATTCTTTTGGCATGTATGAGGCCTGTGTAGGCTGTATAATTGTATAGAAATAAAGGATGCTGTTTTAGGaaataaagttatataaatgatatataccATCTGGTTAATTAGAGGGCCTTATTTGTCAAGTAAGAGAAAGCCAGAACTGGACTGTTGACATCCTCGAAGTTAGCCATAATGAATAATTCAACTTCTCTCCAGGTACAGTTTTTAGAGTAGTGGTAGGAATCTGATAATGGTCAAATGATAGGATTCTGATTAATTGGGTGTGCTGTGCAGGTTTGATGATCGTGGACGGAGTGACTATGACGGCATTGGCAGCCGTGGTGACAGAAGTGGCTTTGGCAAATATGAACGTGGTGGAAATAGTCGCTGGTGTGACAAATCAGATGAAGATGATTGGTCAAAACCACTCCCACCAAGTGAACGCTTGGAACAGTaagtttttcaaatgtttgttaattGTGATGAAGCCTTATTAGCTAGTATAAGAAGTAAACGTAACAATATTCTGATTTTAGGGAACTCTTTTCTGGAGGCAACACTGGGATTAACTTTGAGAAGTATGATGACATTCCGGTTGAGGCAACAGGCAACAACTGTCCTCCCCACATTGAAAGTGTAAGCATTTTTGCTTGATCTTTTAAGACATAGGGAAAGTGAAGATGTTTACACAGCATGTGAATACGAGGTGGGATTCCTAAAGGTACATATAGACCATGCCTACTCTATTTTAACAATTGtttaaagttactttaaaaaccCACCTCATTGATTTGTGGGAAAGGAGAGATTGAGTTCAGTGTCCTCATtattaataattcaaaatagaaaatgggTTAAACATAGGAGGAACCTAAAACTTCTTATATGCAGATTACGCCTAGGGGGTTGGTTTTTCTCAAAATACAACACAATTTTTACTTAAAGCAACTGTAAACTAAAGTACAAATTGGCTcttagttgtttttttctgttattgtgtTAGTATTAAACAAAAATGGCTCCAGATAGCATTTCTAACTATTTAACACTTGAATTTCTTGACAGTTCAGTGATGTTGAGATGGGAGAAATTATTATGGGAAACATTGAGCTTACTCGTTATACTCGCCCAACTCCAGTGCAAAAGCATGCTATTCCTAttatcaaagagaaaagagacttgATGGCTTGTGCCCAAACAGGTAAGCTCActtgataaaagtaaaaaattgtcAAGAACATCTTAACTGGGCTTGTTCTCATAAAATTTGTGTAAGTGTCACGGGGAAGCTTGAGTCCTGTATGCGGCCTGACTGGTATACTTTGATAGAGGGAAGGAGTAGCTGGGTGCTGTCTCTTGTCGTAGACCTTTGGATCCTGTGCTACTTCTGGTGTTTCCTTAGGGCATCTTGGAGTAGCCTATAGAAAGCCATTAAGCTGATACCGCTGCACCAGGGCTAGATGATTGTGATTGCAGGGTTGGGAATGTTGGTGCCATAATATCCTTGTATCTGGTGTAAGAAGGATGAGATTAGGGAATAGCCTGTGATCCAAAGGAATGTAGTCAAGGGAAAGGTGCCTCCTGCGTAAAGTAGCACCTCCCATCTTTCAGAAATGGGCGTAGTTATAGCCTCTGAATTGGATACAAGCTTCACTATATCTGAGGTTGACCAGGGGGAACGAGGATGGCAGAATTACCTCCATTGTAAATACATAGCATGTGAATCATTTGGTACCTTTTCTTCCCTATGGAAGAGTGAGAGTGTCATCCTTTATACACTATCAGTATATACAGAACCTATAAGGAAGTGTTAGACATTGAAACTGACAAAACTTTTGAGGCACAATTCCTgctctttttataaaaacaaaatgcaaacaaatgaatACTGCGTTGTTACTGATCAGAGTTTGGTATACCTTTTTTTGTAAAGGAACAAAGTAAACATTTTTGGTGTTTGTGGGCCACGTGGTCTCTTGCAACTCCTCAGCTCTGCTATTGTAGTGTGAAGGCAGCCATAGACAGTATTATTGGATATGGCTATATTCCATTAgagctttatttacaaagataaaTGGACTGGGCCTAAGTAGATTTTTCTGTGGTTGAGTAAATATGCTTTCTCTTAAAACAGGGTCTGGAAAAACTGCAGCATTTCTCTTGCCCATCTTGAGTCAGATTTATTCAGATGGTCCAGGCGAGGCTTTGAGGGCCATGAaggtaaatatttctttaaaaagtgggAAATTATTGTAGAGCTTTGTAGGTAGTTGAGAGAGCTGTCTGAATGACAGTAAGACTTCAGTCTATTTAATGAAAAAGTTTTCAAGTATAATCTGTAAATTACAGGAGGGAATTATGTTGTAATGAACCTTTGAAAAGCAACGTTAagagtttaacttataaattatttcttaggAAAATGGAAGGTATGGGCGCCGCAAACAATACCCAATCTCCTTGGTATTAGCACCAACTAGAGAACTGGCAGTACAGATCTATGAGGAAGCCAGGAAAGTAAGTATGCATTTTAGTGATGATTGTCTTTTTGAttctaatgaaatattttatgaccTTGTGAAAATCTTCACCTTGAAGTTGATACAGCTTGTCTGCTTATAGTTTTCATACCGATCTAGAGTTCGTCCTTGCGTGGTTTATGGTGGTGCTGATATCGGTCAGCAAATTCGAGACTTAGAACGTGGATGCCACCTGCTAGTAGCCACACCAGGACGTCTAGTGGATATGATGGAGAGGGGAAAGATTGGATTAGACTTCTGCAAGTAtgttcatttttaagtgtttgaaaTGCAACATCAAGTTTTTAAATTAGTAGCCATTAGTTTTATGGTACTTATTAgcattgtttaaattttaagattGAGAAGTGATTTATTTTAGTCTTCTAACTTTTACAAAAAGttttctcattgtaattttaatgttgaaaaatCAGTGACATTTTAGTAGAGGCTGAGAATGCACAGACTGTGGGACAGAGTCAAGTAGTAAGAGCTGAtttggctgtgtgatcttggctgATTTATCTAGTGGGAAAATCATGCACTGTCTCATTTATGAGGGTCAAATCCTGTGGTGTGAAGAGTTTAACTACCTGAATGACTATGTAATTGTACTTACTAGATAACAGCTGTGCTAAAACtatcttttcttctcaaattctaAACTGAATTTTTTTCACGGCAGATACTTGGTGTTAGATGAAGCTGATCGGATGTTGGATATGGGGTTTGAACCTCAGATACGTAGAATAGTTGAACAAGATACTATGCCACCAAAGGGAGTTCGCCACACTATGATGTTTAGTGCTACTTTCCCTAAGGAAATACAGGTATTGTTTGATGCTGCAAATTTAATTCACTTAGGAATTTGTTGATGTCAGTAGATAATTAAACAATTTGTTTTCGTTTAGATGCTTGCTCGTGATTTCTTGGATGAATACATCTTTTTGGCCGTAGGAAGAGTTGGCTCTACCTCTGAGAATATCACACAGAAAGTAGTTTGGGTGGAAGAGTCAGACAAACGGTCATTTCTGCTTGACCTTCTAAATGCAACAGGTAAAATGACAAATAACTTGAGCATCACTCTGGTCTGGTGGCTTAGGTAATGAGAATTCATTTGGATCACCTTTATTGCTTTCCCTCCCCATTCAAAACACTGTTAAAACAAGTCTATTTAATTGCCTCTATTTGCATGTTTACTAAGTGCAAAGAGAACTAAGTCACTTTAAAACCTTGTAATTTTTCAAATTCAGGCAAGGATTCACTGACCTTAGTGTTTGTGGAGACCAAAAAGGGTGCAGATTCTCTGGAGGATTTCTTATACCATGAAGGATATGCTTGTACCAGTATCCATGGAGACCGatctcagagagacagagaggaggcccTTCACCAATTCCGCTCAGGAAAAAGCCCAATTCTAGTGGCTACAGCAGTATGTATAATATAATCTTGTttttaagttcagcatgttcaaCTCTTGGCTTTTACTGGGCCATGTATAACGAAAGTTATTTTCCAGGTAGCAGCAAGAGGACTGGACATTTCAAATGTGAAACATGTTATCAATTTTGACTTACCAAGTGATATTGAAGAATATGTACATCGCATTGGCCGTACAGGACGTGTAGGAAACCTTGGTAAGGGTTTGGTTACTTGCTGGTctggtggtttttgtttttcagtgtgaTGCATGCAGCAAAGAATTTTTCAGGATCTTAAATATAAGAACTCCGATTTCCAAGGAATGCAGTTAAAATATAGCTTAGCAATAGAAGTGACAGAAAAGTAAGGTTTTGTTCACAGAACTTCGAGTTGGTTAATTAGCAAATTGTAATCTTTGTTTTTAGTATTCTACATAGGAAAGTAAGAATACTTGGCTGCTTTATAGAAGACCTTATGTACTTTTTGGAACTATTCTAGGTCTTGCCACCTCATTCTTTAATGAGAGGAACATAAATATTACCAAGGATTTGTTGGATCTTCTTGTTGAAGCTAAGCAAGAAGTGCCATCTTGGTTAGAAAACATGGCTTATGAACACCACTACAAGGGTAGCAGTCGTGGACGATCTAAGAGGTGAGGTACAGATGGTATATAATGAGGGTGATGGGTGCTATGTCCAAGGTTAACTTTTCAGGTATTAGTTTAACAAGCTGAGTTTTTTTAGGCTGCCTAGATCCTTTGGGTAAGGGGTGTTATTAGAAAGGGTGATGCTAAGTTAGTGTCAGCCTTTCACAGCTAAGGCCTTTAAAGTCACTGTTAGGGAAAATAGGACTGGATGGGGAATTGTTTGTATTGAAAAATGAGAAGTTGATCATTGGGAAGTATTAATAAGAATTGGGTTATTTAGCGAACTGTTTATCTTCATGTGAACCAACACGCATTTTATCCTCACAGCAGTAGATTCAGCGGAGGATTTGGTGCCAGAGACTATCGACAAAGTAGTGGTGCCAGCAGTTCCAGCTTCAGCAGCAGCCGCGCAAGCAGCAGCCGCAGTGGTGGAGGTGGCCATGGCAGCAGCAGAGGATTTGGTGGAGGTAATGTTAATTTTTAACCTCTTATCTTTGGCAAGGGTTTTTTGCTTTGAGTTggtatttttttcaaagcataAGTAAATGCATCGGGGAGGTTTGGCCGTATAGCTTggtttttgtaattttatgtcAGAGTACTTAAAGATTGTATTTAACCAAAGGGCGACttaattaatttctctctctctttttaatctcTCGTTAGGTGGCTATGGAGGCTTTTACAACAGCGATGGATATGGAGGAAATTATAACTCCCAGGGGGTTGACTGGTGGGGTAACTGAACCTGCTTTGCAGTAGGTCACCCTGCCAAACAAGCTAATATGGAAACCACATGTAACTTAGCCAGACTATACCTTGTGTAGCTTCAAGAACTCGCAGTACATTACCAGCTGTGATTCtccactgaaattttttttttaagggagctCAAGGTCACACGAAGAGATGAGAGGAACAATCAGCAGCCCTGTTCGGAAGGTGGTTTGAAGACTTCATTGCTGTAGTTTGGATTAACTCCCCTCCCGCCGGCCCCCATCCCAAACtgcatttctaattttgtgaCTGAGGATCATTTGTTTGTTAATGTACTGTGCCTTTAACTTTagacaactttttattttgatgtcctGTTGGCTCAGTAATGCTCAAGATATCAATTGTTTTGACAAAATAAATTTACTGAACTTGGGCTAAAATCAAACCTTGGCACACAGGTGTGATACAACTTAACAGGAATCATCGATTCATCCATAAATATTATAAGGAAAAAACTTATGCGGTAGCCTGCATTAGGGCTTTTTGATACTTGCAGATCGggggaaaacaaacaacaaacgtCTTGAAGCATATCAATGGAATTAGTTTCTAATGTGGCAAACTGTATTAAGTTAAAGTTCTGATTTGCTCACTCTATCCTGGATAGGTATATTTAGAACCTGATAGTCTTTAAACAAGCCATTCCAGTCATGATGAGGTGATGTATGAATACATGCATACATTCAAAGCACTGTTTTCAAAGTTAATGCAAGTAAATACAGCAATTCCTCTTTCAATGTTTAGGCAGATCATAATTATGAGCTAGCCAAATGTGGGCATACTACAGGGAAAGTTTAAAGGTCTGATAACTTGAAATAGGTTTTTAGGAGAATTCATCTACTTAGACTTTTTAAATGCCTGccataaatgaaattgaaatggTAGAATGGCTGACCACAGCAATGACCAGCCCTCATCGGGGCCCTGGATGATTTTTGGTCTAATAACGCATGCTAGTGTTGATGTTTTTTGGTCAAGAGGGTATGAACAGGAAGAATTAATGCAGCAGGCTTTCTTTTAAATGCCGATTCACATTACTCTGTTCAAGCTGCGTTGAGATGTTAAACTGGCTTACTATAGACTTTGTAAAATGGCTCCAGAAGAGTAACAAACTGAAATCTTTGAGATCACACAGGTTGGAAATATGTACATAACTGCACAAGGTGTCAATTC
This DNA window, taken from Equus przewalskii isolate Varuska chromosome X, EquPr2, whole genome shotgun sequence, encodes the following:
- the DDX3X gene encoding ATP-dependent RNA helicase DDX3X isoform X1, with product MSHVAVENALGLDQQFAGLDLNSSDNQSGGSTASKGRYIPPHLRNREATKGFYDKDSSGWSSSKDKDAYSSFGSRSDSRGKSSFFSDRGSGSRGRFDDRGRSDYDGIGSRGDRSGFGKYERGGNSRWCDKSDEDDWSKPLPPSERLEQELFSGGNTGINFEKYDDIPVEATGNNCPPHIESFSDVEMGEIIMGNIELTRYTRPTPVQKHAIPIIKEKRDLMACAQTGSGKTAAFLLPILSQIYSDGPGEALRAMKENGRYGRRKQYPISLVLAPTRELAVQIYEEARKFSYRSRVRPCVVYGGADIGQQIRDLERGCHLLVATPGRLVDMMERGKIGLDFCKYLVLDEADRMLDMGFEPQIRRIVEQDTMPPKGVRHTMMFSATFPKEIQMLARDFLDEYIFLAVGRVGSTSENITQKVVWVEESDKRSFLLDLLNATGKDSLTLVFVETKKGADSLEDFLYHEGYACTSIHGDRSQRDREEALHQFRSGKSPILVATAVAARGLDISNVKHVINFDLPSDIEEYVHRIGRTGRVGNLGLATSFFNERNINITKDLLDLLVEAKQEVPSWLENMAYEHHYKGSSRGRSKSSRFSGGFGARDYRQSSGASSSSFSSSRASSSRSGGGGHGSSRGFGGGGYGGFYNSDGYGGNYNSQGVDWWGN
- the DDX3X gene encoding ATP-dependent RNA helicase DDX3X isoform X2, whose protein sequence is MSHVAVENALGLDQQFAGLDLNSSDNQSGGSTASKGRYIPPHLRNREATKGFYDKDSSGWSSSKDKDAYSSFGSRSDSRGKSSFFSDRGSGSRGRFDDRGRSDYDGIGSRGDRSGFGKYERGGNSRWCDKSDEDDWSKPLPPSERLEQELFSGGNTGINFEKYDDIPVEATGNNCPPHIESFSDVEMGEIIMGNIELTRYTRPTPVQKHAIPIIKEKRDLMACAQTGSGKTAAFLLPILSQIYSDGPGEALRAMKENGRYGRRKQYPISLVLAPTRELAVQIYEEARKFSYRSRVRPCVVYGGADIGQQIRDLERGCHLLVATPGRLVDMMERGKIGLDFCKYLVLDEADRMLDMGFEPQIRRIVEQDTMPPKGVRHTMMFSATFPKEIQMLARDFLDEYIFLAVGRVGSTSENITQKVVWVEESDKRSFLLDLLNATGKDSLTLVFVETKKGADSLEDFLYHEGYACTSIHGDRSQRDREEALHQFRSGKSPILVATAVAARGLDISNVKHVINFDLPSDIEEYVHRIGRTGRVGNLGLATSFFNERNINITKDLLDLLVEAKQEVPSWLENMAYEHHYKGSSRGRSKSRFSGGFGARDYRQSSGASSSSFSSSRASSSRSGGGGHGSSRGFGGGGYGGFYNSDGYGGNYNSQGVDWWGN